The Patescibacteria group bacterium sequence TTGGCAATGGTGACATAGGTTCATACGAAGAAGCAATAAAAAAAATCAATCTTTATGAAGTTGATGGAGTAATGATTGGTCGTGGAGTTTTTCACGATCCTTGGATATTTAATCCTTCTCATCATGGAGCTGATGTTACCTTTGATGAAAAAATAAAAAAATTTAAGGAGCATATTGAACTTTTTGAAAAAACTTGGGGAGAAGAGAAGCCATTTCATGAAATGAAAAAACTCTTTAAGTGTTATATTAATGGTATAAAGAATGCAACTATTATTAGAAATAGATTAATTAAACTCAGTACAAGCAATGACTTAAAATCTGAACTTCAAAAGTTACAGGCAGAATTTCTACTTGGTAAAAATATTACTTAGTAGAATATTTCTAGAAATTCTTGCTCTTACTCAGTATTATTTTTATCCCTATTGTAAATACAATTAAAATAATGAAGATAAAGAGTATGAATTATCCACATTTAGCCTTCATCTATTGCTGAGATCTACCGAAAGTTTTACTTAATAATTTCATAATTAATGTATGTTTAATAAATATAAATTGTAGTTTTGCAAAAGATAATGAAGCGCTAGAAAGAAATATGTAAACAATTAGCTGTTTTTGAATTCTTAAAGTACTTAATTTTTTTAGATTCGTGTAAAATTCAAAAAAGTACCCCGTAGGGGATTCGAACCCCTGATTACCTGGCTGAAAACCAGGTGTCCTAGGCCACTAGACGAACGGGGCGATAGAACTTTTAAAACTACTACACAAATCAGACCGTCTCTTACGAAACGGTCTGATAAATTATATCGAAAACTGAAAGTGAAAACAACCTACTTCAGCTTTCTGCGCAGTGCTTCAAGAATAGCTCGAGCAGTATCTTGTCCTCCAAGACCAAAAGCAATTCCACCTGCTATAGCTACCATGGCAACAAATCCTGTAAAAAGAATTCTTATTAGATCAGCTGCAACACCAAGCTGTGATAAAACAGCTAAAATAACAAAGACAATGACTGCCCATCTAGTTATTGATGCTATCAATTTTGATCCATCAGGAGAGATCCCTCTACTTGCTCCCAGAACTACATCATGAGCTATATTAGCAAACGCAAACCCAACAACACCAATAATTGCCGCCACAAATACATTGGGAAGATAAAGTAAGAAAGAATTAAGTACCACTATTATTTGTGGAAGGCCCCAGACATCTGCTGTTGGAATCAAGAAAATAATTATCACAAACCAACGAGCGACCTCACCAAATATGTTTGCCCAGCTGTACTCTTTTTTCCCTTCCGGAACACCGTATTTGTGTAAGTATGACTCAAGATTAAAACGATCAAAAATCTCTTTAACCAAACGTTTAACAATGGATCCTACAATAATACCAATGAGAAGGATTATAAGACCTGTCAAAAAATTCGGGAGAAAAGAGGCAGCGGAATAAAATCCCTCACGAAGTGAGTTCAGGAGAGTGTCTCCTATACTGTTTCTCATGTAATCACCTCCTTTCTTCAGTATTTATTCGGCTTAATATTCAATATGACAAATTAAAATATAGATCTCATCCGTAGTCTATGCTTCTTTGTTTTGCTTGTCAAGATGTATATAAGACTGGTATAATTTGTAATGCTCTTAGTTAAACTCTATGAAATAGAAGGGCCGTTAGCTCAGCGGTAGAGCAGGAGCCTTTTAAGCTCTTGGTCGCAGGTTCGAATCCTGCACGGCTCACCAAATAGTATTAAAACAGAATATAAATTAAAGAGATATAAAAATTTGAATAAAATGTTCCATTTTATGTCATTTATCCTTCTGTTGTCCACAATTAAGGTTTAAAAAAAATCTTATGTTTATAAAGCGGGCTGAAGTATCCGAAATATTTAAAGTTTGTAGAAATTTCTGGCATTTTACAGTTTTATTTAAAATTATCGATTAGAATTATTCCTTCAATATCTCATTAAATCTGTTACTGTGACTATATAAAAGTCTTTTTGAATATTTTCAGCTTTATATAACACAAATCTTTATCTATCAGACATTCAAACCTGTCATCAAGTAATTATTGTTACTGATACTCAAGTTTTGATATCTCTGATAGCTCATCTTTTTTTTGGTAAATCTGTACGTTCTGTTTTCCTCAATTTGGTGAATCTGTCATCTTGCAATAGTGATAAAAAATTTATGTAATTGCATTTTTTTGAAAAATTGTTAAAAAAATTAATCTTGAATTCGATTATGCGGAACTGTTTTTATTGCAGTGTAAGACACAACGAGAATCAGAACTACAATGGTAATAATAAATACCTTGTTTGTAGGTCTTTATAGCATATTACTTCCAATATTTAGTAAAAGTTAAGATTCCTCTTAAAGAAAACTATACAGAACATTTTTTGATTAATTTGTTTTAGGAAATGCAAAACATCTTGTAATCTATAAAAAATTCATAAGAGATTAAATAATAAAAAATTTAATCTATTCTTCATACTAATCGCAAATACTCTATTTTAAGGATTGTGAGTTTAAATTATGAAAAGTATAGAGTTATAGGCTTATGAATAAAGAATTCAGATTCTTAATTATTGTTTAAATTGATAGTCTTATAGCTGTTATGAAGCCATTAAGTCTGACACCATTATCTATTGAGATTTCCACTATTTTTTTAATCATGTATTTATTAGTACTTTAAAGACATCTGCTGAATTTGAAGCCAGAAGTATCGTCAGAAAGGCTTTAGTCATTAATGCTATGTCACTTCACAATATTATTCATGTTCTTCTTATTTCTCTACTCATCTGGATAAAAGCATGAAGTACATGAATTAATGGAGTAAGGTGTTTATGTTCCCTTGATGTTTATGGACATAACTACACCATCGGTTATCAGGGGAATAATTTTTAGTTCTCTCGCTTCCATAGCTTATTCTGTCTTGCATCAATAATTAATCTTACCAAGATTCAATCATTTTACCTATATGGTTTAAAAAAGACAATTTTTGGTCAAAAGAAACTGAATCTAGCAGAAGGAGAAATATCTATTATGTTCCAATCTGAAAATGCTTCTCTTTAAAAAATAAAAATAGACCTTTAACCGAAACTCTTTGTAAATTTTTCATTAATTCACTAATTTGCATCCAACCTAAAGCCCATATCCAGGTAATAACTATCCAGATAAATGGCACTCTAGCAGGCATTAACAAACCCGTAAAAGCAAAAATTGTAGCAACTATTTGAGTTAATGATGTAGCCAAAATAACCTCTTTGCTGGGCAACAACTTCCACCATCTTTCTTTGGTGTGCGCAACATAAATTAGCATATGACCGGAGATGGTTAACTTTAGAAAATAAATGGTTTGAATTATTTCCCAACGAAGATGTAATAAATTATTCATGATAAAAAATAATATTAAGCTGTTGAGTATTCCTACTGATCCATAAAGAGAACTTAAAACAAATCTTTCTTTGACATTTATTTTGGCCGGATGGTTAGCTGTTTTCACTTTATCAAAAGCTAAAGAAATAATTGGAATATCATTTAATAGCGCAATAATAATAATCTGCAAAGCAGTTAAAGGATAAACCCGATACATTATACCCAAAACAGAAATGGTAAGGATCAAACGATAAGATTCTGAGATGCGATAGAGAGAATAAGTATAAAGTCTTTCAAAAATCTTTCGGCTTTCAATAATTGCATCACGAATTACACCGATTCCTTCAGATAATAAAATTATATCTGCCGTTGCTTTCAAAGCTGTAACCGCATTTTTAACGGCAAATCCTACATTAGCAGATTTAATCGCTGGTAGGTCGTTAATCCCATCTCCACTGGCTGCCACAATAAAAAATGATTTAGCTTTTTGGATTAATTTATGTTTATCTTCCGGCAAAATTTCGGCAAAACCTCCTGTTTTAAGATAAAAATCCGGTTGTATTTGATCCCAGTTCAGTCTATCAAGATCTTCTTTGGTAATAATTTTTCCATCACCTAACTGTAGCTGCCGTGCAATTTTGGAAGCAATAGCTCTATTGTCACCAGTTACCATAGCCACCTTGATCCCGTTGTTTTCCAAAAAATGAACAACTGATTTAGCATCCTCCCGCAATGTATCGGATAAAGCCAACAGACCTACTATTTTCATGTCCTTTTCTTCAGAACTATCAAAAGCTATGGCTACAGCTACAGTTCTGTATCCGTCTTCGGCCAAAGTTTTCACCTCTCGATTAAATTTCTCCTTTGTTTTTTTATCCAGATCACACAAACTTTTAATAATCTGTGGAGCGCCGGAAGAAATTATTATTTTCTTATCTTTAGTTTTGATAATAACCGTAGTTCGTTTTCTTGATGAATCAGCTGGAATAAAATCTATTTTGTAGAATGCCGGAGGCGTAATTTGTAGTGAATAAGATTTCTCTAAAATAGCCTGATCAATAGAGTTGTTACCATCAG is a genomic window containing:
- a CDS encoding plasma-membrane proton-efflux P-type ATPase gives rise to the protein MEYSGLTFKEAEKKLKIVGLNEIPEKRTPFFNKLAKKIISPISLMLLAAAFLSLYTHKIFDFNFILFLLVLNVGISLWQENKADNAIKKLNEHLGQKIKVFRDNIWHSIDSKLLVPGDIIQLSVGEVIPADGEIIESVHASVNEAALTGESLPKDKNLHDFVYSGSFLVTGIATIKITSTGKNTTFGKTIVSVERIRRESLLEKDILSISKFLTILSIIAIVILSIIFILRKSSMLELVTLDLSLVIAGIPISLPTVMTLIIEFGVLNLAKKGVIIRRLSALEDLSNVNLLLTDKTGTLTQNKIAIHDIYAYDGFTHNDVLMYASISASSDGNNSIDQAILEKSYSLQITPPAFYKIDFIPADSSRKRTTVIIKTKDKKIIISSGAPQIIKSLCDLDKKTKEKFNREVKTLAEDGYRTVAVAIAFDSSEEKDMKIVGLLALSDTLREDAKSVVHFLENNGIKVAMVTGDNRAIASKIARQLQLGDGKIITKEDLDRLNWDQIQPDFYLKTGGFAEILPEDKHKLIQKAKSFFIVAASGDGINDLPAIKSANVGFAVKNAVTALKATADIILLSEGIGVIRDAIIESRKIFERLYTYSLYRISESYRLILTISVLGIMYRVYPLTALQIIIIALLNDIPIISLAFDKVKTANHPAKINVKERFVLSSLYGSVGILNSLILFFIMNNLLHLRWEIIQTIYFLKLTISGHMLIYVAHTKERWWKLLPSKEVILATSLTQIVATIFAFTGLLMPARVPFIWIVITWIWALGWMQISELMKNLQRVSVKGLFLFFKEKHFQIGT